The following coding sequences are from one Triticum aestivum cultivar Chinese Spring chromosome 5A, IWGSC CS RefSeq v2.1, whole genome shotgun sequence window:
- the LOC123105377 gene encoding uncharacterized N-acetyltransferase p20-like gives MQQAGQGAQPAKKPAMEVTLRRFSLDDVDAMMAWASDPQVAAPCRWEPYESTEPLLAFIRDAVLPHPWFRAICLAGDGDRPVGAISVSPTDDACRAELGYVLARAHWGKGVATAAVRRAVAAVFGEVEGLQRVEALVDVANVASQRVLEKAGFRREAVLRRYCLLKGAVKDMLIFSFISTDTVLLD, from the coding sequence ATGCAGCAGGCCGGCCAAGGAGCGCAGCCCGccaagaagccggccatggagGTGACGCTCCGGCGGTTCAGCCTCGACGACGTGGACGCCATGATGGCGTGGGCGTCGGACCCGCAGGTGGCCGCCCCCTGCCGCTGGGAGCCGTACGAGTCCACGGAGCCCCTGCTCGCCTTCATCCGCGACGCCGTGCTCCCGCACCCCTGGTTCCGCGCCATCTGCCTCGCCGGCGACGGCGACCGCCCCGTCGGCGCGATCTCCGTGTCGCCGACGGACGACGCGTGCCGCGCGGAGCTCGGGTACGTGCTGGCGCGCGCGCACTGGGGGAAAGGGGTGGCCACGGCGGCCGTGCGGCGGGCGGTGGCCGCGGTGTTCGGCGAGGTGGAGGGGCTGCAGCGCGTGGAGGCGCTGGTGGACGTGGCCAACGTGGCGTCGCAGCGGGTGCTGGAGAAGGCCGGGTTCCGGCGGGAGGCCGTGCTGCGGCGGTACTGCCTGCTCAAGGGCGCCGTCAAGGACATGCTCATCTTCAGCTTCATCTCCACCGACACTGTGCTGCTCGACTGA
- the LOC123107991 gene encoding non-specific lipid transfer protein GPI-anchored 5, with translation MGTTYANVALLGLALAVTAALMACRCAAQAEAPAPAPSGVSGGSGCMPELVSLSPCMGYMSGDATAPGEPCCAAVSGVLRSSPQCLCAVLGGTAATLGVALDGARALQMPAACRVQAPPASQCDAMGVPLSSPATPYDPDATPAGSGSKATPTPQYSRGNVNRAARRSLAFVVAVVARALVRGP, from the exons ATGGGAACGACTTACGCCAACGTCGCGTTGCTCGGCCTTGCCCTGGCCGTGACGGCCGCGCTGATGGCGTGCCGGTGCGCGGCGCAGGCcgaggcgccggcgccggcgccctcaGGGGTCAGCGGGGGCTCCGGGTGCATGCCGGAGCTCGTGAGCCTGTCGCCGTGCATGGGCTACATGTCGGGCGACGCGACGGCGCCCGGGGAGCCGTGCTGCGCGGCGGTGTCCGGCGTGCTGCGGTCCAGCCCGCAGTGCCTCTGCGCGGTGCTCGGCGGCACGGCGGCCACGCTCGGCGTCGCCCTGGACGGTGCCCGCGCGCTGCAGATGCCCGCGGCGTGCAGGGTCCAGGCGCCGCCCGCCAGCCAGTGCGACG CCATGGGCGTTCCGCTGTCTTCTCCGGCGACGCCCTACGATCCAGACGCTACGCCGGCAG GGTCTGGATCCAAGGCCACTCCGACGCCTCAGTACTCCCGCGGGAACGTCAACAGAGCAGCAAGGAGAAGTCTGGCCTTCGTCGTCGCCGTCGTAGCAAGGGCTCTCGTTCGTGGACCCTGA
- the LOC123107992 gene encoding uncharacterized N-acetyltransferase p20 yields the protein MERGQEALSAKKPAVEVTLRRFSLADVDAMMAWASDPQVAAPCRWEPYESTEPLLAFIRDAVLPHPWFRAICLAGDDDRPVGAISVSPTDDACRAELGYVLARAHWGKGVATTAVRRAVAAVMVVARTACADAFR from the coding sequence ATGGAGCGCGGCCAAGAAGCGCTGTCCGCAAAGAAACCGGCCGTGGAGGTGACGCTCCGGCGGTTCAGCCTCGCCGACGTGGACGCCATGATGGCGTGGGCGTCGGACCCGCAGGTGGCCGCCCCCTGCCGCTGGGAGCCCTACGAGTCCACGGAGCCCCTGCTCGCCTTCATCCGCGACGCCGTGCTGCCGCACCCTTGGTTCCGGGCCatctgcctcgccggcgacgacgaccGCCCCGTCGGCGCGATCTCCGTGTCACCGACGGACGACGCGTGCCGCGCGGAGCTCGGGTACGTGCTGGCGCGCGCGCACTGGGGCAAGGGCGTGGCCACGACGGCCGTGCGGCGGGCGGTGGCCGCGGTCATGGTGGTTGCGCGAACCGCTTGTGCCGATGCGTTTAGGTGA
- the LOC123101646 gene encoding non-specific lipid transfer protein GPI-anchored 5-like yields the protein MGATYANVALLGLVLAVAAALLACQCAAQAPSGGGGGSGCMPELVSLSPCMGYMSGNATAPGEPCCAAVSGVLRSSPRCLCAVLGGTAATLGVAVDGARALQMPAACKVQAPPASQCDGNFQ from the coding sequence ATGGGAGCGACTTACGCCAACGTCGCGTTGCTCGGCCTTGTCCTGGCCGTGGCGGCCGCGCTGCTGGCGTGCCAGTGCGCGGCGCAGGCTCcatctggtggcggcggcggctctgggTGCATGCCGGAGCTCGTGAGCCTGTCGCCGTGCATGGGCTACATGTCAGGCAACGCGACGGCGCCCGGGGAGCCGTGCTGCGCGGCGGTGTCCGGCGTGCTGCGGTCCAGCCCGCGGTGCCTCTGCGCGGTGCTTGGCGGCACGGCGGCCACGCTCGGCGTGGCCGTGGACGGCGCCCGCGCGCTGCAGATGCCCGCGGCGTGCAAGGTCCAGGCCCCGCCCGCCAGCCAGTGCGACGGTAACTTCCAATAG
- the LOC123107988 gene encoding non-specific lipid transfer protein GPI-anchored 16, with the protein MTRDGAMGAAAAMVLVLAVLPAAVSGQAGVATSCTASLISTFTPCLNFVTGSTNGGGSPTQQCCRAVAGVVRTGADCACLILTGNVPFGLPINRTLAISLPRVCKSLSVPLVCRDTATQIPAPGPIAFAPALPPLPALPPESSVDETATSPAVEAPPVMQGQRPVVVPSSAWRGAGAPSVLLLAVASILALIS; encoded by the exons ATGACACGTGACGGTGCgatgggcgcggcggcggcgatggtgctGGTGCTGGCCGTGCTTCCGGCGGCGGTGTCGGGGCAGGCGGGGGTGGCGACGTCGTGCACGGCGTCGCTGATCAGCACCTTCACGCCGTGCCTCAACTTCGTGACGGGGAGCACCAACGGCGGGGGCTCGCCGACGCAGCAGTGCTGCAGGGCGGTGGCCGGGGTGGTCCGCACGGGCGCCGATTGCGCCTGCCTCATCCTCACCGGCAACGTGCCCTTCGGCCTCCCCATCAACCGCACCCTCGCCATCTCCCTCCCCAGGGTCTGCAAGTCGCTGTCCGTCCCGCTCGTCTGCAGAG ATACAGCGACGCAAATCCCAGCTCCAG GGCCCATTGCATTTGCCCCGGCGCTGCCTCCTCTGC CAGCGTTGCCACCGGAGTCGTCGGTGGATGAGACGGCGACGTCGCCGGCGGTGGAAGCGCCGCCGGTCATGCAGGGGCAGAGGCCGGTGGTGGTGCCCAGCTCGGCGTGGAGGGGCGCCGGTGCTCCCTCCGTTCTGCTGCTTGCAGTCGCATCCATTTTGGCTCTGATTTCTTAG
- the LOC123107990 gene encoding mitogen-activated protein kinase mpkC, protein MENLHLEPKDLKYSLLEEVTNGFSEEHKVGTGGFGEVYKGVLDNRQEIAVKKLHYMPGLNDEQFKHEFNNLMRVQHQNIIRLVGYCYEIRHIHHELKGEYVFARVEERALCFEYLRGGSLDRHLSDEFSGLDWHTRYKIIKGICEGLNYLHKGSNDPMYHLDLKPANILLDEEMMPKIGDFGLSRLFASTKTFTTKILAGTLAYMPPEYIQKRQISEKYDIFSLGVIIIEIIAGPLGRFKYADMSSSEEFIQHVNKNWRKRIAEVDCRQVKRCIKIAVNCVDADKGNRPTIEDVIHELKEGEEQDKSQEPVVTRLGPWGGNGGMAYDITVTPHRLKSVTIYSGIIVDQLKFSYTDHSGHQRNVGQWGGSMSGDGYTIKLQPSEFLTEMAGTIGTFFRTHSNNVITSLALVTNQDRYGPFGRGGGSRFRVPMERNSNIVGFFARAGSHLDAIGVYVSRISHTTDHDGEEVVSCPGEEQEESQEPVATKLGPWGGNGGTAYDITVAPHRLESVTVYSGVIVDVLEFSYTDHSGHEHNVGPWGGPWEGNAGHKIKLRPSEFVTEISGTVGRFGRSYSNVITSLTMVTNEGTYGPFGEGRGSPFRNRVERNSKMVGFFARAGRYLHAIGVYVKPVHHTPDHGGEEAIS, encoded by the exons ATGGAGAACTTACATCTGGAACCAAAGGATCTGAAGTATTCATTATTAGAAGAAGTTACGAATGGATTCTCCGAGGAGCACAAGGTTGGCACTGGTGGGTTCGGAGAAGTATACAAG GGGGTGTTGGATAACAGGCAAGAGATCGCTGTGAAGAAGCTCCATTACATGCCAGGACTTAATGATGAGCAATTCAAGCATGAATTTAATAACCTCATGAGGGTCCAACATCAGAATATCATCCGATTAGTTGGCTACTGCTATGAGATACGCCATATACATCATGAACTCAAAGGAGAATATGTTTTTGCTAGAGTAGAAGAAAGAGCTCTCTGCTTCGAATACTTGCGGGGTGGTAGCCTTGATAGGCATCTTTCTG ATGAATTTTCTGGACTTGATTGGCACACACGTTACAAAATAATTAAGGGAATCTGTGAAGGATTAAATTACCTTCACAAGGGATCGAATGACCCTATGTACCATCTTGACTTGAAGCCTGCGAACATATTGTTAGATGAGGAAATGATGCCAAAAATAGGAGATTTTGGTTTGTCAAGACTCTTTGCTTCAACAAAAACCTTTACCACAAAAATACTTGCTGGAACACT GGCCTACATGCCACCAGAGTACATACAAAAGCGCCAAATCTCCGAAAAGTATGACATATTCAGCTTAGGTGTGATAATCATAGAGATAATTGCGGGACCTCTGGGCCGTTTCAAATATGCAGATATGTCGTCTTCTGAAGAATTTATTCAGCAT GTAAACAAGAATTGGAGGAAAAGGATTGCTGAAGTAGATTGTCGACAAGTCAAGAGATGCATCAAAATAGCAGTAAATTGTGTGGATGCTGATAAAGGCAATAGGCCTACTATAGAGGATGTTATCCATGAACTGAAAGAAGGAGAAGAGCAGGACAAG TCCCAGGAGCCAGTAGTTACTAGGCTTGGGCCTTGGGGTGGAAATGGAGGAATGGCTTATGACATCACAGTAACACCCCACCGTCTGAAAAGTGTGACAATTTACAGTGGCATTATAGTTGATCAACTTAAGTTCTCATATACTGATCATAGTGGACATCAGCGCAATGTTGGTCAGTGGGGTGGTTCAATGAGCGGTGATGGGTATACG ATTAAGCTTCAGCCATCGGAGTTTCTGACGGAAATGGCTGGAACAATCGGCACATTTTTCAGAACTCACTCCAACAATGTTATAACATCGCTGGCACTGGTCACCAATCAGGATAGATATGGACCTTTCGGGCGCGGAGGAGGAAGTCGATTCCGCGTCCCAATGGAAAGAAATTCCAACATTGTTGGCTTCTTTGCGCGCGCAGGGAGCCATCTCGATGCAATTGGCGTGTATGTGAGTCGCATCAGTCACACCACCGATCATGATGGAGAGGAGGTGGTCTCTTGTCCAGGAGAAGAGCAGGAGGAG TCTCAGGAGCCCGTGGCTACTAAGCTTGGGCCTTGGGGAGGAAATGGAGGAACGGCTTACGACATCACAGTCGCACCCCACCGTCTGGAAAGCGTGACAGTTTACAGTGGCGTTATAGTTGATGTACTTGAGTTTTCATATACTGATCATAGTGGGCATGAGCACAATGTTGGTCCGTGGGGTGGCCCATGGGAGGGCAATGCTGGGCATAAG ATTAAGCTTCGGCCGTCGGAATTTGTGACAGAAATTTCTGGAACAGTCGGCAGATTCGGCAGATCGTATTCCAACGTTATAACATCGCTGACGATGGTCACCAATGAGGGTACATATGGACCTTTCGGGGAAGGGCGAGGAAGTCCGTTCCGCAACCGAGTGGAACGCAATTCCAAAATGGTTGGCTTCTTCGCGCGCGCGGGGAGATATCTTCATGCAATTGGCGTATATGTGAAACCCGTCCATCACACCCCTGATCATGGTGGAGAGGAAGCGATCTCTTGA
- the LOC123105376 gene encoding uncharacterized protein: MATEVTLRRFDLSDVDAMMAWASDPEVAAFCRWEPFASTETEALLAHIRDTALPHQWYRAICLAGDARPVGSVSLEPTADRCRGELGYVVARAHWGRGVATAAVRAALAAVFGEVEGLARVEALVDVDNAASQRVVEKAGFRREGMLRRHYWHKGRVRDLAIYGFVSGDPLPPSHEDEGRRPMEREAAARTPERADEVTLRPFDLPDADADAMTAWAEDPELVPPTASMASGVHFSPSRDALLAFLRGTDPPHTWIRAVCLGGAIVGAVTVLRTEDRCRAEVGTALARAHRGRGVAAAVLRSAATAAFGDLEGVERVEALVDADDAASLRALEDAGFRREAVLRRHRDAKDVVVYSLISTDGDPLIDSRSS, from the exons ATGGCGACGGAGGTGACCCTGCGCCGCTTCGACCTCTCGGACGTGGACGCCATGATGGCATGGGCGTCCGACCCCGAGGTCGCCGCCTTCTGCCGCTGGGAGCCCTTCGCGTCCACGGAGACGGAAGCCCTGCTCGCCCACATCCGGGACACCGCGCTCCCGCACCAGTGGTACCGCGCCAtctgcctcgccggcgacgcccGCCCCGTCGGCTCGGTGTCCCTGGAGCCCACGGCTGACCGGTGCCGCGGGGAGCTCGGCTACGTGGTGGCCCGCGCGCACTGGGGCAGGGGCGTGGCCACCGCCGCCGTGAGGGCCGCGCTCGCCGCGGTGTTCGGCGAGGTGGAGGGGCTGGCCCGCGTGGAGGCGCTCGTGGACGTGGACAACGCGGCGTCGCAGCGCGTGGTGGAGAAGGCCGGGTTCCGGCGCGAGGGCATGCTGCGGCGCCACTACTGGCACAAGGGCCGCGTCAGGGATCTCGCCATCTACGGCTTCGTCTCCGGCGATCCCTTGCCCCCATCACATGAGGATGAG GGTCGGAGACCGATGGAGCGAGAAGCGGCAGCCCGGACGCCGGAGCGCGCGGACGAGGTGACCCTCCGGCCGTTCGACctccccgacgccgacgccgacgccatgACGGCGTGGGCGGAAGACCCCGAACTAGTACCGCCTACGGCCTCCATGGCGTCGGGGGTCCACTTCTCCCCGTCCCGCGACGCCCTGCTCGCGTTCCTCCGGGGCACCGACCCGCCGCACACCTGGATCCGCGCCGTCTGCCTCGGCGGCGCCATCGTGGGCGCGGTGACCGTGTTGCGCACAGAGGACCGGTGCCGCGCGGAGGTCGGGACCGCGCTGGCGCGCGCGcaccggggcaggggcgtggccgcGGCGGTCCTGAGGAGCGCGGCGACCGCGGCCTTCGGGGACCTGGAGGGCGTGGAGCGCGTGGAGGCGCTGGTGGACGCGGACGACGCCGCGTCCCTGCGCGCGCTGGAGGACGCCGGGTTCCGCCGCGAGGCCGTGCTGCGGCGCCACCGCGACGCCAAGGACGTGGTCGTCTACAGCCTCATCTCCACCGACGGCGACCCACTCATCGACTCACGCAGTTCATGA
- the LOC123105375 gene encoding glutamate dehydrogenase 1, mitochondrial — translation MNALAATSRNFKQAAKLLGLDSKLEKSLLIPFREIKVECTIPKDDGTLASYVGFRVQHDNARGPMKGGIRYHHEVDPDEVNALAQLMTWKTAVANIPYGGAKGGIGCSPGDLSISELERLTRVFTQKIHDLIGIHTDVPAPDMGTNAQTMAWILDEYSKFHGYSPAVVTGKPVDLGGSLGRDAATGRGVLFATEALLAEHGKGIAGQRFVIQGFGNVGSWAAQLITEAGGKVIAISDVTGAVKNSNGIDIAKLMKHSAENRGIKGFDGGDAVDPTSLLTEECDVLIPAALGGVINKDNADAIKAKYIIEAANHPTDPEADEILAKKGVLILPDILANSGGVTVSYFEWVQNIQGFMWDEEKVNRELKTYMTRAFRDTKEMCRSHHCDLRMGAFTLGVNRVARATVLRGWEA, via the exons ATGAACGCATTGGCGGCCACCAGCCGGAACTTCAAGCAGGCGGCCAAGCTGCTGGGCCTCGACTCCAAGCTCGAGAAGAGCCTGCTCATCCCCTTCAGGGAGATCAAG GTTGAGTGCACAATCCCGAAAGATGATGGGACATTAGCATCCTATGTTGGGTTTAGGGTGCAGCATGACAATGCCAGGGGCCCTATGAAGGGTGGAATCAGATACCACCATGAG GTTGATCCTGACGAGGTCAATGCCTTGGCGCAACTGATGACATGGAAAACAGCCGTGGCCAATATTCCGTATGGAGGCGCTAAAGGTGGCATTGGGTGCAGTCCCGGAGACCTGAGCATATCGGAGCTCGAACGGCTTACCCGAGTTTTCACCCAGAAAATTCATGACTTAATTGGCATCCACACCGATGTTCCAGCTCCAGATATGGGCACCAACGCACAG ACAATGGCATGGATACTGGATGAGTACTCAAAGTTCCATGGCTACTCACCTGCTGTGGTGACAGGAAAGCCTGTG GACCTTGGAGGATCACTGGGAAGAGATGCAGCTACTGGAAGGGGAGTTCTGTTTGCCACTGAAGCCCTACTTGCAGAGCATGGCAAAGGCATTGCAGGCCAGCGTTTTGTAATCCAG GGATTCGGTAATGTTGGCTCCTGGGCTGCTCAACTGATCACTGAAGCTGGCGGCAAGGTGATCGCCATCAGCGATGTCACAGGGGCTGTCAAGAACTCCAATGGCATTGACATAGCCAAGCTGATGAAGCACTCGGCGGAGAACCGTGGGATCAAGGGCTTTGACGGAGGAGACGCCGTCGACCCGACCTCGCTGCTCACCGAAGAGTGCGATGTGCTCATCCCGGCAGCGCTGGGAGGAGTCATAAACAa GGACAATGCTGATGCCATCAAAGCAAAATACATCATCGAGGCTGCGAACCACCCGACAGACCCCGAGGCCGACGAG ATTCTGGCGAAGAAGGGGGTGCTGATCCTGCCGGACATCCTGGCCAACTCGGGTGGCGTGACGGTGAGCTACTTCGAGTGGGTGCAGAACATCCAGGGGTTCATGTGGGACGAGGAGAAGGTGAACCGGGAGCTCAAGACGTACATGACCCGCGCCTTCCGGGACACCAAGGAGATGTGCCGCTCCCACCACTGCGACCTCCGCATGGGCGCCTTCACCCTCGGCGTCAACCGCGTCGCCCGCGCCACCGTCCTCCGCGGCTGGGAGGCCTGA